A genomic region of Candidatus Hydrogenedentota bacterium contains the following coding sequences:
- a CDS encoding NAD(+)/NADH kinase: protein MFGAQARDLEKEVAKHANLVRVDTDPDIVVSYGGDGTLLAAELAWPGVPKAPILNSMRGKRCIRHPAAEVIQHLANGSLLHTKYTKVECAIQRRGESEPDCYVTALNEINVHKGRINSAVRFRLWLNDYPYEEGIEILGDGLVLCTPFGSTAYFNKITRCAFTQGIGIAFKATSEHTNHLVVPDSVQVRVLVTRGPAILAFDSSTQYIDLEEGDQLITRKHPRGATILTCGTVHRLAEPF, encoded by the coding sequence TTGTTTGGCGCGCAAGCGCGCGACCTCGAAAAAGAGGTGGCCAAACATGCGAATCTGGTCCGTGTGGATACGGACCCGGATATCGTTGTTTCCTATGGCGGCGACGGCACGCTGCTCGCCGCGGAATTGGCGTGGCCGGGCGTGCCGAAAGCGCCAATCCTGAACAGTATGCGGGGCAAACGCTGCATTCGCCATCCCGCGGCCGAGGTGATCCAGCATCTGGCCAACGGCTCGCTCCTGCATACGAAGTACACGAAAGTCGAATGCGCGATTCAACGCCGCGGCGAAAGCGAGCCCGACTGCTATGTCACCGCGCTGAACGAAATCAATGTACACAAGGGGCGCATCAACAGCGCCGTACGTTTTCGCCTCTGGCTCAACGACTATCCGTACGAGGAAGGCATCGAGATTCTAGGCGACGGTCTGGTGTTGTGCACGCCTTTCGGCAGCACGGCGTACTTCAACAAGATCACGCGGTGCGCGTTCACGCAGGGTATTGGGATCGCGTTCAAGGCCACCAGCGAGCACACCAATCATCTGGTGGTGCCGGATTCGGTTCAGGTGCGCGTTTTGGTCACGCGCGGGCCGGCAATCCTCGCCTTTGACTCGTCCACCCAGTACATAGACCTGGAGGAAGGCGACCAACTCATCACGCGCAAGCACCCCCGTGGCGCGACGATCCTGACCTGCGGCACGGTCCACCGCCTCGCCGAGCCGTTCTGA